A genome region from Natranaeroarchaeum sulfidigenes includes the following:
- a CDS encoding CDC48 family AAA ATPase yields MRLTVKPLKQKDAGRGLAAVDRESMRELDLENGDYIVIEGGEGRKAVARVWPGYPEDGGRNVIRIDGRLRQEADVGIDDRVTVEKADVQPATSVTVALPQNLRIRGNIGPLVRDKLSGQAITENQTVPFPLSFGPMSGNGRSVPLKIANTDPSGTVVVTDSTDIEISETPAEQIDGQAERSETGPSVTYEDIGGLDDELEQVREMIELPMRHPELFQQLGIEPPKGVLLHGPPGTGKTLMAKAVANEIDAYFDTISGPEIMSKYYGESEEQLREVFEEAEENAPAIIFIDEIDSIAPKRGEAGGDVERRVVAQLLSLMDGLEERGQVTVIAATNRVDAIDPALRRGGRFDREIEISVPDKGGREEILQVHTRGMPLEEEFDLEAYAENTHGFVGADLASLTKEAAMNALRRIRPEIDLDSEEIDAEILDSLQVTERDFKEAIKGIEPSALREVFVEVPDVTWDDVGGLEDTKEGLVETIQWPLEYPEVFDQMDMQAAKGVLLYGPPGTGKTLMAKAVANEADSNFISIKGPELLSKWVGESEKGVREVFSKARENAPTVVFFDEIDAIATERGSGGGDSNVGERVVSQLLTELDGLEQLEDVVVIATTNRPDLIDDALLRPGRLDRHVHVPVPDEDARKAIFAVHTRDKPLADGIDMDWLASETEGFVGADIEAVTREASMGASREFINSVDPEEIGESIGNVRITREHFEDALDEVGPSVTDDVRERYEELESEISRTEPESKNELGRTFQ; encoded by the coding sequence ATGAGACTTACTGTAAAACCACTCAAACAGAAAGACGCAGGGCGGGGACTCGCCGCGGTCGACCGGGAGTCGATGCGCGAACTGGACCTGGAGAACGGCGATTACATCGTCATTGAGGGCGGGGAGGGCCGGAAGGCGGTCGCCCGCGTCTGGCCGGGTTACCCCGAGGACGGAGGGCGCAACGTCATCCGGATCGATGGACGACTTCGACAGGAGGCAGACGTCGGGATCGACGACCGTGTGACTGTTGAGAAGGCTGATGTCCAGCCCGCAACCAGCGTCACGGTCGCGCTCCCGCAGAACCTTCGTATCCGCGGGAACATCGGGCCCCTGGTCCGCGACAAGCTGAGCGGGCAGGCGATCACGGAGAATCAGACGGTCCCGTTCCCGCTCTCCTTTGGCCCCATGTCCGGCAACGGCCGGTCGGTGCCGCTGAAGATCGCGAACACCGACCCGAGTGGGACGGTCGTCGTCACCGACTCGACGGACATTGAAATCAGTGAGACGCCCGCCGAGCAGATCGACGGGCAGGCCGAACGCTCCGAGACCGGCCCCTCGGTCACGTACGAGGACATCGGTGGCCTCGACGACGAGCTAGAACAGGTCCGGGAGATGATCGAGCTGCCGATGCGCCACCCGGAGCTGTTCCAGCAACTGGGCATCGAACCACCGAAGGGCGTCCTGCTTCACGGCCCGCCGGGGACCGGCAAGACGCTGATGGCCAAAGCCGTCGCCAACGAGATCGACGCCTATTTCGACACCATCTCCGGCCCGGAGATCATGTCGAAGTACTACGGCGAGAGCGAAGAGCAGCTCCGTGAAGTGTTCGAGGAGGCCGAGGAGAACGCCCCCGCGATCATCTTCATCGACGAGATCGACTCGATCGCGCCAAAGCGCGGCGAAGCTGGCGGCGATGTCGAACGTCGGGTGGTCGCCCAGCTGCTGAGTCTGATGGACGGACTCGAAGAGCGTGGGCAGGTTACCGTCATCGCGGCGACCAACCGCGTCGATGCGATCGATCCCGCACTCCGACGCGGGGGCCGGTTCGACCGCGAGATCGAGATCAGCGTGCCCGACAAGGGCGGCCGCGAGGAGATCCTGCAGGTCCACACCCGCGGGATGCCGCTCGAAGAGGAGTTCGATCTCGAAGCCTACGCCGAGAACACCCACGGCTTCGTCGGTGCTGACCTCGCCAGCCTCACGAAAGAGGCCGCGATGAACGCGCTTCGGCGCATCCGGCCGGAGATCGATCTCGACAGCGAGGAGATCGACGCCGAGATCCTCGATTCGTTGCAGGTCACAGAGCGGGACTTCAAGGAGGCGATCAAGGGGATCGAGCCCTCGGCGCTGCGGGAGGTGTTCGTCGAGGTGCCCGACGTCACGTGGGACGACGTGGGCGGTCTCGAAGACACTAAAGAGGGGCTGGTCGAGACGATACAGTGGCCACTCGAATACCCCGAGGTGTTCGACCAGATGGATATGCAGGCCGCCAAAGGCGTCCTGCTCTATGGCCCACCGGGGACCGGCAAGACGCTGATGGCCAAAGCCGTCGCCAACGAGGCGGACTCGAACTTCATCTCGATCAAGGGGCCCGAACTGCTCAGTAAGTGGGTCGGCGAGTCCGAAAAAGGCGTCCGCGAGGTGTTCTCCAAGGCGCGTGAGAACGCCCCGACCGTCGTCTTCTTCGACGAGATCGACGCCATCGCGACCGAGCGCGGCTCCGGCGGCGGCGACTCGAACGTCGGCGAACGCGTCGTCTCCCAGTTGCTGACCGAGCTCGATGGGCTCGAACAGCTCGAAGACGTCGTGGTTATCGCCACGACGAACCGACCCGACCTGATCGACGACGCCCTGCTCCGTCCCGGACGGCTGGACCGACACGTCCACGTGCCGGTCCCCGACGAGGACGCTCGCAAGGCGATCTTCGCGGTCCACACGCGGGACAAACCGCTAGCCGATGGCATCGACATGGACTGGCTCGCAAGCGAGACCGAGGGCTTCGTCGGCGCTGACATCGAGGCCGTGACCCGCGAGGCATCGATGGGGGCCTCCCGAGAGTTCATCAA